A genome region from Phoenix dactylifera cultivar Barhee BC4 chromosome 18, palm_55x_up_171113_PBpolish2nd_filt_p, whole genome shotgun sequence includes the following:
- the LOC120104414 gene encoding uncharacterized protein LOC120104414 isoform X1, which produces MRSRRGRPLKELYDATRKLSEPEITPVLQGTCHIQGPIDEANYDLQRTDLGDFPVEGRHLLVNEKLCTRAEPGTCNVCSAPCISCLHLKRTVLIMESKIKDGLSHDTSGRKDDSSVIGDKVPNYSSRECDDQQHESSETSNFLSSTSSHNSCFENFESKARFRDLIRDDASEDVKTPYKESSDEAVKLLLEQTNVSSHSALPSHSQTRSGLHHKTHSDLVDEQHVLECHGDSISCISGITNASTAVHAPHMDSDDKNATSSIPSTGNLLARKSEKPVQNEAHPDCRIDEIKESQNEFQMPSTLLEESLQKNNGSSSAIAGSSPMYEHSEFHPSKSDNSSHCNYVSKERNACDQFPAVEIPKCLGNEESSLAQELVAGSIDGQENTARANSEINKESSTTSESASVSLKDTDACVGTEIGTGSRIPHPDCRIDEIKESQNEFQMPSTLLEESLQKNNGSSSAIAGSSPMYEHSEFHPSKSDNSSHCNYVSKERNACDQFPAVEIPKCLGNEESSLAQELVAGSIDGQENTARANSEINKESSTTSESASVSLKDTDACMGTEIGTGSRIPHPDCRIDEIKESQNEFQMPSTLLEESLQKNNGSSSAIAGSSPMYEHSEFHPSKSDNSSHCNYVSKERNACDQFPAVEIPKCLGNEESSLAQELVAGSIDGKENTARANSEINKESSTTSESASVSLKDTDACMGTEIGTGSRIPSDDAKKASFMKEPPGKSNLLLETANTQVSEIQPRTTSDNEIEDDVSAFPISKLSHIEYLI; this is translated from the exons atgaggagccgccgcgGACGGCCCCTGAAGGAGCTGTATGATGCCACGAGGAAGCTCTCAGAACCGGAG ATCACTCCAGTATTGCAAGGGACATGCCACATCCAAGGACCTATTGATGAGGCTAACTATGATCTACAGAGGACAGATTTG GGTGATTTTCCAGTTGAAGGAAGACACTTACTTGTGAATGAAAAACTTTGCACCAGAGCAGAACCTGGTACGTGCAACGTATGTTCTGCTCCTTGCATATCTTGTTTGCACTTAAAGCGAACTGTGCTGATCATGGAATCAAAAATCAAGGATGGGCTTTCACATGACACTTCTGGGAGAAAAGATGATAGTTCTGTTATTGGTGACAAAGTGCCTAATTATAGCAGCAGAGAATGTGATGATCAGCAGCATGAATCTAGTGAAACTAGTAATTTTCTAAGCTCTACTTCAAGTCATAATTcatgttttgaaaattttgaaagtaAAGCAAGATTCAGAGACTTAATTAGAGATGATGCATCAGAAGATGTTAAAACACCCTATAAGGAGTCTTCAGATGAAGCAGTTAAGCTTCTTTTGGAGCAAACCAATGTTTCTTCTCATAGTGCCCTTCCCTCTCACAGCCAGACAAGATCTGGTCTGCACCATAAAACACACTCAGATCTAGTTGACGAGCAGCATGTATTAGAATGCCATGGGGATAGCATTTCATGTATTTCTGGTATTACGAATGCCAGCACTGCAGTCCATGCTCCTCATATGGACTCAGACGATAAAAATGCAACATCCAGCATTCCATCAACTGGTAATTTACTCGCCAGAAAATCTGAAAAGCCGGTCCAGAATGAAGCTCACCCTGACTGTCGAATTGATGAAATAAAAGAGAGTCAGAATGAATTTCAAATGCCTAGCACATTGCTCGAAGAATCTTTACAGAAGAATAATGGTTCTAGTTCTGCAATAGCTGGCTCTTCCCCCATGTATGAACATTCAGAGTTCCATCCATCAAAAAGCGATAATTCTTCCCATTGTAATTATGTTTCCAAGGAAAGAAATGCATGTGATCAATTTCCAGCAGTTGAAATTCCGAAATGCTTAGGCAATGAGGAATCTTCACTAGCACAAGAATTAGTTGCTGGCAGTATTGATGGGCAAGAAAATACTGCACGTGCAAACAGTGAAATTAATAAAGAAAGCAGCACAACAAGTGAATCTGCTTCAGTTTCTCTGAAGGATACTGATGCATGTGTGGGAACTGAAATTGGAACTGGCAGTAGGATCCCTCACCCTGACTGTCGAATTGATGAAATAAAAGAGAGTCAGAATGAATTTCAAATGCCTAGCACATTGCTCGAAGAATCTTTACAGAAGAATAATGGTTCTAGTTCTGCAATAGCTGGCTCTTCCCCCATGTATGAACATTCAGAGTTCCATCCATCAAAAAGCGATAATTCTTCCCATTGTAATTATGTTTCCAAGGAAAGAAATGCATGTGATCAATTTCCAGCAGTTGAAATTCCGAAATGCTTAGGCAATGAGGAATCTTCACTAGCACAAGAATTAGTTGCTGGCAGTATTGATGGGCAAGAAAATACTGCACGTGCAAACAGTGAAATTAATAAAGAAAGCAGCACAACAAGTGAATCTGCTTCAGTTTCTCTGAAGGATACTGATGCATGCATGGGAACTGAAATTGGAACTGGCAGTAGGATCCCTCACCCTGACTGTCGAATTGATGAAATAAAAGAGAGTCAGAATGAATTTCAAATGCCTAGCACATTGCTCGAAGAATCTTTACAGAAGAATAATGGTTCTAGTTCTGCAATAGCTGGCTCTTCCCCCATGTATGAACATTCAGAGTTCCATCCATCAAAAAGCGATAATTCTTCCCATTGTAATTATGTTTCCAAGGAAAGAAATGCATGTGATCAATTTCCAGCAGTTGAAATTCCGAAATGCTTAGGCAATGAGGAATCTTCACTAGCACAAGAATTAGTTGCTGGCAGTATTGATGGGAAAGAAAATACTGCACGTGCAAACAGTGAAATTAATAAAGAAAGCAGCACAACAAGTGAATCTGCTTCAGTTTCTCTGAAGGATACTGATGCATGCATGGGAACTGAAATTGGAACTGGCAGTAGGATCCCATCTGATGATGCTAAGAAGGCCAGCTTCATGAAAGAGCCACCTGGAAAGTCCAATTTGTTGTTAGAGACAGCTAATACTCAGGTATCCGAGATCCAACCTCGGACAACCTCGGACAATGAAATTGAGGATGATGTGAGTGCATTTCCTATCTCCAAATTATCTCATATAGAATATCTTATTTAA
- the LOC120104414 gene encoding uncharacterized protein LOC120104414 isoform X4, whose amino-acid sequence MMPRGSSQNRRHITPVLQGTCHIQGPIDEANYDLQRTDLGDFPVEGRHLLVNEKLCTRAEPGTCNVCSAPCISCLHLKRTVLIMESKIKDGLSHDTSGRKDDSSVIGDKVPNYSSRECDDQQHESSETSNFLSSTSSHNSCFENFESKARFRDLIRDDASEDVKTPYKESSDEAVKLLLEQTNVSSHSALPSHSQTRSGLHHKTHSDLVDEQHVLECHGDSISCISGITNASTAVHAPHMDSDDKNATSSIPSTGNLLARKSEKPVQNEAHPDCRIDEIKESQNEFQMPSTLLEESLQKNNGSSSAIAGSSPMYEHSEFHPSKSDNSSHCNYVSKERNACDQFPAVEIPKCLGNEESSLAQELVAGSIDGQENTARANSEINKESSTTSESASVSLKDTDACVGTEIGTGSRIPHPDCRIDEIKESQNEFQMPSTLLEESLQKNNGSSSAIAGSSPMYEHSEFHPSKSDNSSHCNYVSKERNACDQFPAVEIPKCLGNEESSLAQELVAGSIDGQENTARANSEINKESSTTSESASVSLKDTDACMGTEIGTGSRIPHPDCRIDEIKESQNEFQMPSTLLEESLQKNNGSSSAIAGSSPMYEHSEFHPSKSDNSSHCNYVSKERNACDQFPAVEIPKCLGNEESSLAQELVAGSIDGKENTARANSEINKESSTTSESASVSLKDTDACMGTEIGTGSRIPSDDAKKASFMKEPPGKSNLLLETANTQVSEIQPRTTSDNEIEDDVSAFPISKLSHIEYLI is encoded by the exons ATGATGCCACGAGGAAGCTCTCAGAACCGGAGGCAT ATCACTCCAGTATTGCAAGGGACATGCCACATCCAAGGACCTATTGATGAGGCTAACTATGATCTACAGAGGACAGATTTG GGTGATTTTCCAGTTGAAGGAAGACACTTACTTGTGAATGAAAAACTTTGCACCAGAGCAGAACCTGGTACGTGCAACGTATGTTCTGCTCCTTGCATATCTTGTTTGCACTTAAAGCGAACTGTGCTGATCATGGAATCAAAAATCAAGGATGGGCTTTCACATGACACTTCTGGGAGAAAAGATGATAGTTCTGTTATTGGTGACAAAGTGCCTAATTATAGCAGCAGAGAATGTGATGATCAGCAGCATGAATCTAGTGAAACTAGTAATTTTCTAAGCTCTACTTCAAGTCATAATTcatgttttgaaaattttgaaagtaAAGCAAGATTCAGAGACTTAATTAGAGATGATGCATCAGAAGATGTTAAAACACCCTATAAGGAGTCTTCAGATGAAGCAGTTAAGCTTCTTTTGGAGCAAACCAATGTTTCTTCTCATAGTGCCCTTCCCTCTCACAGCCAGACAAGATCTGGTCTGCACCATAAAACACACTCAGATCTAGTTGACGAGCAGCATGTATTAGAATGCCATGGGGATAGCATTTCATGTATTTCTGGTATTACGAATGCCAGCACTGCAGTCCATGCTCCTCATATGGACTCAGACGATAAAAATGCAACATCCAGCATTCCATCAACTGGTAATTTACTCGCCAGAAAATCTGAAAAGCCGGTCCAGAATGAAGCTCACCCTGACTGTCGAATTGATGAAATAAAAGAGAGTCAGAATGAATTTCAAATGCCTAGCACATTGCTCGAAGAATCTTTACAGAAGAATAATGGTTCTAGTTCTGCAATAGCTGGCTCTTCCCCCATGTATGAACATTCAGAGTTCCATCCATCAAAAAGCGATAATTCTTCCCATTGTAATTATGTTTCCAAGGAAAGAAATGCATGTGATCAATTTCCAGCAGTTGAAATTCCGAAATGCTTAGGCAATGAGGAATCTTCACTAGCACAAGAATTAGTTGCTGGCAGTATTGATGGGCAAGAAAATACTGCACGTGCAAACAGTGAAATTAATAAAGAAAGCAGCACAACAAGTGAATCTGCTTCAGTTTCTCTGAAGGATACTGATGCATGTGTGGGAACTGAAATTGGAACTGGCAGTAGGATCCCTCACCCTGACTGTCGAATTGATGAAATAAAAGAGAGTCAGAATGAATTTCAAATGCCTAGCACATTGCTCGAAGAATCTTTACAGAAGAATAATGGTTCTAGTTCTGCAATAGCTGGCTCTTCCCCCATGTATGAACATTCAGAGTTCCATCCATCAAAAAGCGATAATTCTTCCCATTGTAATTATGTTTCCAAGGAAAGAAATGCATGTGATCAATTTCCAGCAGTTGAAATTCCGAAATGCTTAGGCAATGAGGAATCTTCACTAGCACAAGAATTAGTTGCTGGCAGTATTGATGGGCAAGAAAATACTGCACGTGCAAACAGTGAAATTAATAAAGAAAGCAGCACAACAAGTGAATCTGCTTCAGTTTCTCTGAAGGATACTGATGCATGCATGGGAACTGAAATTGGAACTGGCAGTAGGATCCCTCACCCTGACTGTCGAATTGATGAAATAAAAGAGAGTCAGAATGAATTTCAAATGCCTAGCACATTGCTCGAAGAATCTTTACAGAAGAATAATGGTTCTAGTTCTGCAATAGCTGGCTCTTCCCCCATGTATGAACATTCAGAGTTCCATCCATCAAAAAGCGATAATTCTTCCCATTGTAATTATGTTTCCAAGGAAAGAAATGCATGTGATCAATTTCCAGCAGTTGAAATTCCGAAATGCTTAGGCAATGAGGAATCTTCACTAGCACAAGAATTAGTTGCTGGCAGTATTGATGGGAAAGAAAATACTGCACGTGCAAACAGTGAAATTAATAAAGAAAGCAGCACAACAAGTGAATCTGCTTCAGTTTCTCTGAAGGATACTGATGCATGCATGGGAACTGAAATTGGAACTGGCAGTAGGATCCCATCTGATGATGCTAAGAAGGCCAGCTTCATGAAAGAGCCACCTGGAAAGTCCAATTTGTTGTTAGAGACAGCTAATACTCAGGTATCCGAGATCCAACCTCGGACAACCTCGGACAATGAAATTGAGGATGATGTGAGTGCATTTCCTATCTCCAAATTATCTCATATAGAATATCTTATTTAA
- the LOC120104414 gene encoding uncharacterized protein LOC120104414 isoform X3 — MIAVVMRIDLEASLDCVLCVITPVLQGTCHIQGPIDEANYDLQRTDLGDFPVEGRHLLVNEKLCTRAEPGTCNVCSAPCISCLHLKRTVLIMESKIKDGLSHDTSGRKDDSSVIGDKVPNYSSRECDDQQHESSETSNFLSSTSSHNSCFENFESKARFRDLIRDDASEDVKTPYKESSDEAVKLLLEQTNVSSHSALPSHSQTRSGLHHKTHSDLVDEQHVLECHGDSISCISGITNASTAVHAPHMDSDDKNATSSIPSTGNLLARKSEKPVQNEAHPDCRIDEIKESQNEFQMPSTLLEESLQKNNGSSSAIAGSSPMYEHSEFHPSKSDNSSHCNYVSKERNACDQFPAVEIPKCLGNEESSLAQELVAGSIDGQENTARANSEINKESSTTSESASVSLKDTDACVGTEIGTGSRIPHPDCRIDEIKESQNEFQMPSTLLEESLQKNNGSSSAIAGSSPMYEHSEFHPSKSDNSSHCNYVSKERNACDQFPAVEIPKCLGNEESSLAQELVAGSIDGQENTARANSEINKESSTTSESASVSLKDTDACMGTEIGTGSRIPHPDCRIDEIKESQNEFQMPSTLLEESLQKNNGSSSAIAGSSPMYEHSEFHPSKSDNSSHCNYVSKERNACDQFPAVEIPKCLGNEESSLAQELVAGSIDGKENTARANSEINKESSTTSESASVSLKDTDACMGTEIGTGSRIPSDDAKKASFMKEPPGKSNLLLETANTQVSEIQPRTTSDNEIEDDVSAFPISKLSHIEYLI, encoded by the exons ATGATTGCTGTTGTTATGCGAATAGATCTTGAAGCATCCTTGGATTGTGTTCTTTGTGTG ATCACTCCAGTATTGCAAGGGACATGCCACATCCAAGGACCTATTGATGAGGCTAACTATGATCTACAGAGGACAGATTTG GGTGATTTTCCAGTTGAAGGAAGACACTTACTTGTGAATGAAAAACTTTGCACCAGAGCAGAACCTGGTACGTGCAACGTATGTTCTGCTCCTTGCATATCTTGTTTGCACTTAAAGCGAACTGTGCTGATCATGGAATCAAAAATCAAGGATGGGCTTTCACATGACACTTCTGGGAGAAAAGATGATAGTTCTGTTATTGGTGACAAAGTGCCTAATTATAGCAGCAGAGAATGTGATGATCAGCAGCATGAATCTAGTGAAACTAGTAATTTTCTAAGCTCTACTTCAAGTCATAATTcatgttttgaaaattttgaaagtaAAGCAAGATTCAGAGACTTAATTAGAGATGATGCATCAGAAGATGTTAAAACACCCTATAAGGAGTCTTCAGATGAAGCAGTTAAGCTTCTTTTGGAGCAAACCAATGTTTCTTCTCATAGTGCCCTTCCCTCTCACAGCCAGACAAGATCTGGTCTGCACCATAAAACACACTCAGATCTAGTTGACGAGCAGCATGTATTAGAATGCCATGGGGATAGCATTTCATGTATTTCTGGTATTACGAATGCCAGCACTGCAGTCCATGCTCCTCATATGGACTCAGACGATAAAAATGCAACATCCAGCATTCCATCAACTGGTAATTTACTCGCCAGAAAATCTGAAAAGCCGGTCCAGAATGAAGCTCACCCTGACTGTCGAATTGATGAAATAAAAGAGAGTCAGAATGAATTTCAAATGCCTAGCACATTGCTCGAAGAATCTTTACAGAAGAATAATGGTTCTAGTTCTGCAATAGCTGGCTCTTCCCCCATGTATGAACATTCAGAGTTCCATCCATCAAAAAGCGATAATTCTTCCCATTGTAATTATGTTTCCAAGGAAAGAAATGCATGTGATCAATTTCCAGCAGTTGAAATTCCGAAATGCTTAGGCAATGAGGAATCTTCACTAGCACAAGAATTAGTTGCTGGCAGTATTGATGGGCAAGAAAATACTGCACGTGCAAACAGTGAAATTAATAAAGAAAGCAGCACAACAAGTGAATCTGCTTCAGTTTCTCTGAAGGATACTGATGCATGTGTGGGAACTGAAATTGGAACTGGCAGTAGGATCCCTCACCCTGACTGTCGAATTGATGAAATAAAAGAGAGTCAGAATGAATTTCAAATGCCTAGCACATTGCTCGAAGAATCTTTACAGAAGAATAATGGTTCTAGTTCTGCAATAGCTGGCTCTTCCCCCATGTATGAACATTCAGAGTTCCATCCATCAAAAAGCGATAATTCTTCCCATTGTAATTATGTTTCCAAGGAAAGAAATGCATGTGATCAATTTCCAGCAGTTGAAATTCCGAAATGCTTAGGCAATGAGGAATCTTCACTAGCACAAGAATTAGTTGCTGGCAGTATTGATGGGCAAGAAAATACTGCACGTGCAAACAGTGAAATTAATAAAGAAAGCAGCACAACAAGTGAATCTGCTTCAGTTTCTCTGAAGGATACTGATGCATGCATGGGAACTGAAATTGGAACTGGCAGTAGGATCCCTCACCCTGACTGTCGAATTGATGAAATAAAAGAGAGTCAGAATGAATTTCAAATGCCTAGCACATTGCTCGAAGAATCTTTACAGAAGAATAATGGTTCTAGTTCTGCAATAGCTGGCTCTTCCCCCATGTATGAACATTCAGAGTTCCATCCATCAAAAAGCGATAATTCTTCCCATTGTAATTATGTTTCCAAGGAAAGAAATGCATGTGATCAATTTCCAGCAGTTGAAATTCCGAAATGCTTAGGCAATGAGGAATCTTCACTAGCACAAGAATTAGTTGCTGGCAGTATTGATGGGAAAGAAAATACTGCACGTGCAAACAGTGAAATTAATAAAGAAAGCAGCACAACAAGTGAATCTGCTTCAGTTTCTCTGAAGGATACTGATGCATGCATGGGAACTGAAATTGGAACTGGCAGTAGGATCCCATCTGATGATGCTAAGAAGGCCAGCTTCATGAAAGAGCCACCTGGAAAGTCCAATTTGTTGTTAGAGACAGCTAATACTCAGGTATCCGAGATCCAACCTCGGACAACCTCGGACAATGAAATTGAGGATGATGTGAGTGCATTTCCTATCTCCAAATTATCTCATATAGAATATCTTATTTAA
- the LOC120104414 gene encoding uncharacterized protein LOC120104414 isoform X2, which translates to MRSRRGRPLKELYDATRKLSEPEALLQGTCHIQGPIDEANYDLQRTDLGDFPVEGRHLLVNEKLCTRAEPGTCNVCSAPCISCLHLKRTVLIMESKIKDGLSHDTSGRKDDSSVIGDKVPNYSSRECDDQQHESSETSNFLSSTSSHNSCFENFESKARFRDLIRDDASEDVKTPYKESSDEAVKLLLEQTNVSSHSALPSHSQTRSGLHHKTHSDLVDEQHVLECHGDSISCISGITNASTAVHAPHMDSDDKNATSSIPSTGNLLARKSEKPVQNEAHPDCRIDEIKESQNEFQMPSTLLEESLQKNNGSSSAIAGSSPMYEHSEFHPSKSDNSSHCNYVSKERNACDQFPAVEIPKCLGNEESSLAQELVAGSIDGQENTARANSEINKESSTTSESASVSLKDTDACVGTEIGTGSRIPHPDCRIDEIKESQNEFQMPSTLLEESLQKNNGSSSAIAGSSPMYEHSEFHPSKSDNSSHCNYVSKERNACDQFPAVEIPKCLGNEESSLAQELVAGSIDGQENTARANSEINKESSTTSESASVSLKDTDACMGTEIGTGSRIPHPDCRIDEIKESQNEFQMPSTLLEESLQKNNGSSSAIAGSSPMYEHSEFHPSKSDNSSHCNYVSKERNACDQFPAVEIPKCLGNEESSLAQELVAGSIDGKENTARANSEINKESSTTSESASVSLKDTDACMGTEIGTGSRIPSDDAKKASFMKEPPGKSNLLLETANTQVSEIQPRTTSDNEIEDDVSAFPISKLSHIEYLI; encoded by the exons atgaggagccgccgcgGACGGCCCCTGAAGGAGCTGTATGATGCCACGAGGAAGCTCTCAGAACCGGAGGCAT TATTGCAAGGGACATGCCACATCCAAGGACCTATTGATGAGGCTAACTATGATCTACAGAGGACAGATTTG GGTGATTTTCCAGTTGAAGGAAGACACTTACTTGTGAATGAAAAACTTTGCACCAGAGCAGAACCTGGTACGTGCAACGTATGTTCTGCTCCTTGCATATCTTGTTTGCACTTAAAGCGAACTGTGCTGATCATGGAATCAAAAATCAAGGATGGGCTTTCACATGACACTTCTGGGAGAAAAGATGATAGTTCTGTTATTGGTGACAAAGTGCCTAATTATAGCAGCAGAGAATGTGATGATCAGCAGCATGAATCTAGTGAAACTAGTAATTTTCTAAGCTCTACTTCAAGTCATAATTcatgttttgaaaattttgaaagtaAAGCAAGATTCAGAGACTTAATTAGAGATGATGCATCAGAAGATGTTAAAACACCCTATAAGGAGTCTTCAGATGAAGCAGTTAAGCTTCTTTTGGAGCAAACCAATGTTTCTTCTCATAGTGCCCTTCCCTCTCACAGCCAGACAAGATCTGGTCTGCACCATAAAACACACTCAGATCTAGTTGACGAGCAGCATGTATTAGAATGCCATGGGGATAGCATTTCATGTATTTCTGGTATTACGAATGCCAGCACTGCAGTCCATGCTCCTCATATGGACTCAGACGATAAAAATGCAACATCCAGCATTCCATCAACTGGTAATTTACTCGCCAGAAAATCTGAAAAGCCGGTCCAGAATGAAGCTCACCCTGACTGTCGAATTGATGAAATAAAAGAGAGTCAGAATGAATTTCAAATGCCTAGCACATTGCTCGAAGAATCTTTACAGAAGAATAATGGTTCTAGTTCTGCAATAGCTGGCTCTTCCCCCATGTATGAACATTCAGAGTTCCATCCATCAAAAAGCGATAATTCTTCCCATTGTAATTATGTTTCCAAGGAAAGAAATGCATGTGATCAATTTCCAGCAGTTGAAATTCCGAAATGCTTAGGCAATGAGGAATCTTCACTAGCACAAGAATTAGTTGCTGGCAGTATTGATGGGCAAGAAAATACTGCACGTGCAAACAGTGAAATTAATAAAGAAAGCAGCACAACAAGTGAATCTGCTTCAGTTTCTCTGAAGGATACTGATGCATGTGTGGGAACTGAAATTGGAACTGGCAGTAGGATCCCTCACCCTGACTGTCGAATTGATGAAATAAAAGAGAGTCAGAATGAATTTCAAATGCCTAGCACATTGCTCGAAGAATCTTTACAGAAGAATAATGGTTCTAGTTCTGCAATAGCTGGCTCTTCCCCCATGTATGAACATTCAGAGTTCCATCCATCAAAAAGCGATAATTCTTCCCATTGTAATTATGTTTCCAAGGAAAGAAATGCATGTGATCAATTTCCAGCAGTTGAAATTCCGAAATGCTTAGGCAATGAGGAATCTTCACTAGCACAAGAATTAGTTGCTGGCAGTATTGATGGGCAAGAAAATACTGCACGTGCAAACAGTGAAATTAATAAAGAAAGCAGCACAACAAGTGAATCTGCTTCAGTTTCTCTGAAGGATACTGATGCATGCATGGGAACTGAAATTGGAACTGGCAGTAGGATCCCTCACCCTGACTGTCGAATTGATGAAATAAAAGAGAGTCAGAATGAATTTCAAATGCCTAGCACATTGCTCGAAGAATCTTTACAGAAGAATAATGGTTCTAGTTCTGCAATAGCTGGCTCTTCCCCCATGTATGAACATTCAGAGTTCCATCCATCAAAAAGCGATAATTCTTCCCATTGTAATTATGTTTCCAAGGAAAGAAATGCATGTGATCAATTTCCAGCAGTTGAAATTCCGAAATGCTTAGGCAATGAGGAATCTTCACTAGCACAAGAATTAGTTGCTGGCAGTATTGATGGGAAAGAAAATACTGCACGTGCAAACAGTGAAATTAATAAAGAAAGCAGCACAACAAGTGAATCTGCTTCAGTTTCTCTGAAGGATACTGATGCATGCATGGGAACTGAAATTGGAACTGGCAGTAGGATCCCATCTGATGATGCTAAGAAGGCCAGCTTCATGAAAGAGCCACCTGGAAAGTCCAATTTGTTGTTAGAGACAGCTAATACTCAGGTATCCGAGATCCAACCTCGGACAACCTCGGACAATGAAATTGAGGATGATGTGAGTGCATTTCCTATCTCCAAATTATCTCATATAGAATATCTTATTTAA